The proteins below come from a single Thalassotalea ponticola genomic window:
- a CDS encoding electron transfer flavoprotein-ubiquinone oxidoreductase: MEFDVVIVGAGPSGLSTACKLMQLAQEQDQELMVCVVEKGSEVGAHILSGAVFEPRSLNELFPNWQELNAPVNTKVTGDDIYLFNNSETATKLPGFAVPKTMHNQGNYIVSMGNVCRWLAEQAEGMGVEIFPGFAAQEAIIEDGKVAGIITGDMGLDKDGQPKDSFMPGMELRAKYTVFAEGCRGHIGKQLISQFNLNEGKSAQHYGIGFKEIWDIDPSKHQEGLVVHSAGWPLDGDTTGGGYLYHAENNQVFVGLIIDLNYSNPYLSPFDEFQRLKHHPKFAQYLEGGKRVSYGARAIAKGGFNSLPKMTMPGGLLVGCEAGTVNFAKIKGNHTAMKSGMLAAETIFEALANNDQGGNELTAFDDKFKNSWLYDELYRTRNFGGAMHKLGTFWGGAYNTVDQNIFAGKLPFEFRDDSLDHAQLKPASESVKIEYPKPDGILSFDKLSSVFLSNTNHEEEQPCHLKLADKDIPIKVNLSQYDEPAQRYCPAGVYEVAENDAGEPEFVINAQNCVHCKTCDIKDPSQNITWVTPEGAGGPNYPNM, from the coding sequence ATGGAATTTGACGTAGTCATCGTTGGCGCCGGACCGTCAGGTTTATCAACTGCTTGTAAATTAATGCAGTTAGCACAAGAACAAGATCAAGAACTGATGGTTTGTGTGGTAGAGAAAGGCTCTGAAGTAGGCGCTCACATTTTGTCTGGCGCTGTGTTTGAGCCTCGTTCACTTAACGAACTGTTTCCAAACTGGCAAGAACTCAATGCGCCAGTAAATACCAAAGTCACAGGCGATGATATTTATCTGTTCAACAACAGTGAAACAGCCACCAAACTACCGGGGTTTGCCGTACCGAAAACCATGCACAACCAAGGCAACTACATCGTATCCATGGGCAATGTATGTCGCTGGTTAGCAGAGCAAGCCGAAGGCATGGGAGTTGAAATTTTCCCTGGCTTTGCCGCACAAGAAGCCATTATTGAAGATGGAAAAGTGGCTGGTATTATCACTGGTGATATGGGTCTTGACAAAGACGGTCAACCGAAAGACTCGTTTATGCCGGGTATGGAGCTACGCGCTAAATACACTGTGTTTGCTGAAGGTTGTCGAGGTCATATCGGCAAACAATTGATCAGTCAGTTTAACCTTAATGAAGGTAAATCAGCACAGCACTACGGCATTGGCTTTAAAGAAATTTGGGATATTGACCCAAGTAAACACCAAGAAGGCTTGGTAGTTCACTCTGCTGGGTGGCCACTAGACGGTGATACTACCGGGGGCGGGTATCTATATCACGCCGAAAACAACCAGGTATTTGTTGGCTTAATTATTGATTTAAATTACTCAAATCCATATTTAAGCCCGTTTGATGAGTTTCAGCGCTTAAAACACCATCCAAAATTTGCCCAGTATCTCGAAGGTGGCAAGCGCGTGTCTTACGGAGCGAGAGCGATCGCTAAAGGCGGCTTTAACTCACTACCTAAAATGACCATGCCAGGTGGTTTACTGGTTGGTTGTGAAGCGGGTACGGTTAATTTTGCCAAAATAAAAGGCAACCACACCGCGATGAAATCGGGCATGTTAGCAGCAGAGACTATCTTTGAAGCGTTAGCTAATAATGATCAAGGCGGCAATGAGCTAACGGCATTCGATGACAAGTTTAAAAATTCGTGGTTGTACGATGAGTTATATCGCACTCGTAACTTCGGTGGGGCAATGCACAAGCTGGGTACCTTCTGGGGAGGCGCATACAACACCGTTGATCAAAATATCTTTGCAGGAAAGCTACCGTTCGAGTTTAGAGATGACAGCTTAGATCACGCGCAACTAAAACCGGCGAGTGAATCGGTTAAAATCGAATACCCCAAACCCGATGGAATACTCAGCTTTGACAAGTTGAGCAGTGTGTTCTTATCCAATACCAATCACGAGGAAGAGCAACCGTGCCACTTAAAACTGGCCGATAAAGACATTCCCATTAAAGTCAATTTAAGCCAATACGATGAACCCGCACAGCGCTATTGTCCTGCAGGTGTTTACGAAGTGGCTGAAAACGATGCCGGAGAGCCGGAATTTGTCATTAACGCGCAAAACTGCGTACATTGCAAAACCTGTGATATCAAAGATCCGAGCCAAAATATTACGTGGGTGACACCGGAAGGGGCGGGCGGTCCGAACTACCCGAATATGTAG
- a CDS encoding electron transfer flavoprotein subunit beta/FixA family protein, which yields MKILVPIKRVIDYNVKVRVKSDNSNVDLNNVKMAINPFCEIAIEEAVRLKEAGVATEVVAVSIGDKACQEQLRTALALGADRAIQIDTDKNLDSLNIAKLLQKVVEQEQPQIVLLGKQAIDSDNNQTGQMLGALTGMAQGTFASKVNVDGDSVAVTREVDGGLQTVALKLPAIITTDLRLNEPRYASLPNIMKAKRKPLDVQNAEDFGIDLSPRTTLIKVTPPPERQGGVVVESVTELVEKLKTEAKVI from the coding sequence ATGAAAATACTTGTTCCTATTAAACGAGTTATCGATTACAACGTAAAAGTACGAGTAAAATCGGATAATTCTAACGTTGACCTAAACAACGTCAAAATGGCGATTAATCCATTTTGTGAAATCGCGATTGAAGAGGCTGTTCGCTTAAAAGAAGCCGGTGTTGCCACCGAAGTAGTTGCCGTATCAATTGGCGACAAAGCCTGTCAAGAGCAGTTGCGCACGGCATTAGCACTTGGCGCAGATCGCGCCATTCAAATTGACACCGATAAAAACCTAGACTCGCTAAACATTGCCAAACTATTGCAAAAGGTTGTCGAGCAAGAGCAACCGCAAATTGTCTTATTGGGCAAGCAAGCCATCGACTCGGATAATAACCAAACGGGACAGATGCTGGGTGCGTTAACTGGTATGGCGCAGGGTACGTTTGCCTCAAAAGTAAACGTCGACGGCGACAGCGTCGCGGTAACTCGTGAAGTAGACGGCGGGTTGCAAACCGTCGCGTTAAAGCTACCGGCAATTATTACCACTGACTTGCGCTTAAACGAGCCTCGCTACGCCTCGTTACCCAACATTATGAAGGCAAAGCGCAAACCATTAGACGTGCAAAACGCAGAGGACTTCGGTATTGACTTAAGCCCTCGTACCACGCTTATCAAAGTCACCCCGCCACCAGAGCGTCAAGGTGGTGTTGTGGTAGAAAGCGTTACCGAATTAGTCGAAAAATTAAAAACTGAAGCGAAGGTGATCTAA
- a CDS encoding electron transfer flavoprotein subunit alpha/FixB family protein — protein MSILVIAEHENSTLKAETLKTIAAAKLIGDNVDVLVAGYNCQQAAEQAAKATGVNKVLVADNSAYEHQLAENISLLVTELASDYSHIVTSASTTGKNFMPRVAALLDVTQISDIIAVESADTFVRPIYAGNAIATVQSLDSKKVITVRATAFDAVESNGSAEIVSLSVACDAGTSSFVEAQLTESERPDLGAARVVISGGRGMQNGENFALLDGIADKLGAAIGASRAAVDAGFVPNDMQVGQTGKIVAPELYIAVGISGAIQHLAGMKDSKVIVAINKDPEAPIFQVADYGLVADLFEALPELEQAL, from the coding sequence ATGTCTATTTTAGTTATTGCAGAGCACGAAAATTCAACGCTTAAAGCGGAAACGTTAAAAACCATCGCTGCGGCAAAACTCATTGGCGACAACGTTGATGTACTGGTCGCTGGCTATAACTGCCAACAAGCGGCTGAACAAGCAGCAAAAGCGACAGGCGTAAATAAAGTATTAGTTGCCGATAACTCGGCTTATGAACATCAATTGGCTGAAAATATTTCCTTGTTGGTTACTGAATTGGCAAGTGACTACAGCCACATCGTTACCAGCGCCTCAACCACGGGTAAAAACTTTATGCCACGCGTTGCCGCCCTGCTCGATGTGACTCAAATTTCCGATATTATCGCAGTAGAAAGCGCCGATACCTTTGTCCGTCCAATATACGCGGGCAATGCCATTGCAACGGTACAGTCATTAGATAGCAAAAAAGTTATCACCGTTCGCGCGACCGCGTTTGATGCGGTTGAATCCAATGGTTCTGCAGAGATTGTTAGCTTATCCGTTGCTTGTGACGCTGGTACGTCGAGCTTTGTCGAGGCTCAATTGACCGAATCAGAGCGCCCTGATTTAGGCGCGGCACGTGTGGTTATCTCTGGTGGTCGCGGTATGCAAAACGGCGAAAACTTTGCTTTACTCGACGGTATTGCAGACAAGCTAGGCGCTGCTATCGGCGCATCTCGTGCAGCGGTTGACGCGGGCTTTGTTCCAAATGATATGCAAGTGGGACAGACAGGTAAAATTGTAGCGCCTGAGCTGTATATTGCGGTTGGTATTTCAGGTGCGATTCAGCATTTGGCGGGGATGAAGGACTCTAAGGTTATTGTTGCTATCAACAAAGATCCGGAAGCGCCAATTTTCCAAGTAGCCGATTACGGTTTGGTTGCCGATTTATTCGAAGCACTACCTGAGCTTGAGCAAGCACTTTAA
- a CDS encoding stress response translation initiation inhibitor YciH, producing the protein MSSLQDQLSQLVYSTDKGRIEPEQQQPQVTPSDGFAYVRRETKGRKGKGVVTITGLGLEAKEMKALAKKLKQTCGTGGTVVGETIEIQGDKREVIKAVLEKHGYKVKFIGG; encoded by the coding sequence ATGTCATCACTACAGGATCAGTTATCACAGTTGGTGTATTCCACCGATAAAGGCCGAATTGAGCCCGAGCAGCAGCAACCGCAAGTCACACCAAGCGATGGTTTTGCCTATGTCAGACGCGAGACCAAAGGCCGCAAAGGCAAAGGCGTTGTGACCATTACCGGCTTGGGCTTAGAGGCCAAAGAAATGAAAGCCTTAGCGAAAAAACTCAAACAAACCTGTGGTACGGGTGGTACGGTGGTTGGCGAAACCATAGAAATTCAAGGTGACAAACGCGAGGTGATAAAAGCCGTGCTCGAAAAACATGGCTATAAAGTAAAGTTCATTGGCGGTTAA
- a CDS encoding fumarylacetoacetate hydrolase family protein has product MPNAIQYAQQSITPSKIICIGRNFVDHIEELGNEVPDDMVVFCKPNSAIGQTLKSFDQEPLHYEGELCFLYQQGQFVAVAFGLDLTKRDLQGKLKQKGLPWERAKAFDGAALFSTFVPFDNIDELALTLTIDDRISQQAAVPLMIYKPAQILANLQQFISLSDGDIVMTGTPKGVGAVQSGSRYQGSVSDGKSVLVSATWQAL; this is encoded by the coding sequence ATGCCCAACGCTATTCAATATGCACAACAATCGATAACCCCGTCAAAAATCATTTGTATTGGCCGAAATTTTGTTGACCACATTGAGGAGCTAGGCAATGAAGTACCCGATGATATGGTGGTTTTCTGCAAACCCAACTCTGCCATTGGCCAAACCCTAAAAAGTTTTGACCAAGAGCCACTGCACTATGAGGGCGAGTTGTGCTTTTTATATCAGCAAGGCCAATTTGTTGCGGTTGCCTTTGGTTTGGATTTAACCAAGCGAGACCTACAGGGTAAACTCAAGCAAAAAGGTTTGCCGTGGGAGCGCGCCAAAGCCTTTGACGGAGCCGCCTTGTTTTCAACCTTTGTGCCCTTTGATAACATCGACGAGCTGGCATTAACCTTGACCATCGACGATCGCATTAGCCAACAGGCTGCGGTACCATTAATGATCTACAAACCGGCACAAATACTGGCAAACTTGCAACAATTTATCAGTTTATCCGACGGTGATATCGTAATGACGGGGACGCCAAAAGGCGTTGGTGCGGTGCAAAGTGGAAGTCGCTATCAGGGCAGTGTTAGCGATGGAAAAAGCGTTTTGGTCTCGGCTACTTGGCAAGCGCTGTAG
- a CDS encoding thiamine pyrophosphate-binding protein, producing the protein MTNRLTVAYQLISALQKRGVKYIFGVPSGGFLPYLQAIEEVDGIEFVLTAHEGGAAFMAATVGKLTGTPGVCFATFGPGATNLSTGVGSALLDRSPLIALTDEVSDADIGQVVQMNIDHQALFAPLTKHTWRLVKDDVDHQVQRAFDYACDGVCGPVHIGLPVDIADSVTASSTPAYTPTNLSLSAQQRASVDLNNRCHTVTGGTQSKQDNDSNKAVNTEVLNALCKQFTQAKRPVIAVGLRALSPDICTAIALFAQRYCLPVVLTPMAKGVIANDHPCYVGVLFHALSDCVAELHSQADLVFAVGYDEVEFNYRQWVTSSRLIALDCVQMQISALENCDVVQYQAPIASTLNALADALESAHSHYQWTLSDFNRVRETMAAHFAKQTEHFGPVSALRVLRQQLAQDGIMSCDVGAHTHLIGQYWSVNQPLVQLMSNGWSSMGYAIPSAIAAKLCQPEKQVCAVIGDGGFLMTANELTVAKRLNLAIVFVLFSDSELALIRIKQDKRQANHYGVCQSARIDPQSQSIFGVPVVSVTDTDSFAIELNKAFAMQQPIIVEALFDSSDYNALVLKQNKRS; encoded by the coding sequence ATGACAAACAGATTAACCGTTGCATATCAGCTTATATCCGCCCTACAAAAACGTGGTGTAAAGTATATTTTTGGTGTTCCTAGCGGTGGTTTTTTACCGTATTTGCAAGCGATTGAAGAGGTTGATGGCATTGAATTTGTATTGACCGCACATGAAGGTGGTGCTGCCTTTATGGCGGCCACCGTTGGCAAGTTAACCGGTACACCAGGAGTGTGTTTTGCCACCTTTGGTCCAGGCGCAACGAATCTTAGTACAGGTGTCGGCAGCGCCCTGTTAGACAGAAGTCCGTTGATCGCTTTAACCGATGAAGTCAGCGATGCCGACATAGGGCAAGTTGTACAGATGAATATAGATCATCAAGCGCTGTTTGCTCCCTTGACCAAGCACACATGGCGCTTGGTCAAGGACGATGTTGACCATCAAGTTCAACGGGCATTTGACTATGCGTGTGATGGCGTTTGTGGGCCAGTGCACATTGGCTTGCCTGTAGACATTGCCGATAGCGTTACCGCCTCGTCAACCCCTGCATATACGCCAACTAACTTAAGTTTATCTGCCCAACAGCGCGCGTCAGTTGATCTGAATAACCGTTGCCACACTGTCACCGGTGGTACGCAAAGCAAACAGGACAACGACAGTAATAAGGCAGTGAACACCGAGGTGCTCAACGCACTATGCAAACAGTTTACACAAGCGAAGCGACCGGTAATCGCCGTTGGCTTGCGAGCACTGAGTCCGGACATCTGTACAGCTATAGCGCTTTTCGCCCAAAGGTATTGTTTACCGGTGGTGTTAACACCAATGGCAAAAGGGGTGATTGCCAACGATCATCCCTGTTATGTCGGGGTCTTGTTTCATGCCTTGAGTGATTGTGTGGCTGAGTTACACAGTCAAGCAGATCTGGTTTTTGCCGTTGGTTATGACGAAGTTGAATTTAATTATCGGCAATGGGTAACTAGCTCTCGATTAATCGCCTTAGACTGTGTCCAAATGCAAATAAGCGCGTTAGAGAATTGCGATGTCGTTCAATATCAAGCGCCTATCGCAAGTACGCTAAACGCGTTAGCCGATGCACTGGAGTCTGCACATAGCCACTACCAGTGGACGTTATCGGATTTTAACCGAGTGCGCGAGACAATGGCAGCGCACTTTGCCAAACAAACTGAGCACTTTGGGCCGGTCAGTGCACTGCGGGTATTGCGTCAGCAACTTGCTCAAGATGGCATTATGAGTTGTGACGTTGGTGCTCACACTCACCTCATCGGTCAATATTGGTCTGTTAACCAACCCTTGGTACAATTGATGAGCAATGGTTGGTCATCCATGGGATACGCTATCCCGAGTGCTATCGCAGCCAAACTTTGTCAGCCTGAAAAGCAGGTCTGTGCGGTGATCGGTGATGGTGGCTTTTTAATGACCGCTAACGAACTCACCGTGGCCAAACGTTTAAACCTCGCTATCGTGTTTGTTTTGTTCAGCGATAGTGAGCTGGCGCTGATTCGGATTAAACAAGACAAACGCCAAGCGAACCACTACGGGGTCTGTCAAAGTGCGCGTATAGACCCGCAGTCGCAATCGATATTTGGTGTCCCTGTGGTATCGGTAACCGATACCGACAGCTTTGCGATTGAACTCAATAAGGCATTTGCCATGCAGCAACCCATTATCGTTGAAGCACTGTTTGATAGCAGTGATTACAACGCGCTTGTGCTTAAGCAAAATAAACGGTCTTAA
- a CDS encoding sigma 54-interacting transcriptional regulator gives MMRLDVVSTDRLGIAQQILTVIANEQCDIIAMEVRHNHTYLHINPNAMSFTDIATKIAAIDGVHEINPVALLPGEKTTQQLQALLTNIPEPIIDVDHRGIIINANRAAIEQAGVDSERFINRALQSFIEERLRIYLSGQSTTQEVTFAGNPFYADITPVRSEHEVSGAVIVLRSLLNVGRHISQYQQGMHRGFDSIIGESEVIERVKALTRKFASIDLPVLITGETGTGKELIARALHDHGQRASKPFLAINCAAMPEHLLEAELFGYASGAYTGAKQGGKPGLFELADGGTLLLDEIGEMALPLQAKLLRFLQDFRIRRLGGVKDKRVDVRIVSATHQNLLAMISKGLFREDLYYRLNVLQLDMPPLRERNNDVLLLIEHFLQHASVHVNKSPLRLSEAVLEKMQNYPWPGNVRQLQNVIYRLAAQSDSTLIDSDYDLLSSYSEQVSKMAQIHSLAGDISQADSWQDAQQAFEKSLLSRLYPLYPSTRKLAQRLGVSHNKIAIKLRQYNIQC, from the coding sequence ATGATGCGTTTAGATGTGGTTTCAACTGACCGGCTCGGCATAGCTCAGCAAATACTTACCGTTATTGCCAACGAGCAATGCGACATCATCGCTATGGAAGTACGGCACAATCACACCTATTTGCACATTAACCCAAATGCGATGTCGTTTACCGATATTGCGACAAAAATAGCCGCCATAGACGGCGTCCACGAGATCAACCCAGTCGCGTTATTACCGGGCGAGAAAACCACTCAACAGTTACAAGCGCTGCTTACCAATATCCCAGAGCCTATTATTGACGTCGACCACCGAGGTATAATAATTAACGCCAATCGAGCGGCGATAGAACAAGCTGGAGTCGATTCTGAGCGTTTTATAAACAGAGCATTGCAATCGTTTATAGAAGAGCGGTTGAGAATTTATTTAAGTGGGCAGTCGACCACGCAAGAAGTGACGTTTGCTGGTAACCCATTTTACGCCGATATTACCCCTGTGCGTTCGGAGCACGAGGTGAGTGGCGCGGTTATCGTGTTGCGCAGTTTACTCAACGTCGGGCGGCATATCAGTCAATATCAACAAGGCATGCATCGCGGTTTTGACAGCATCATTGGTGAAAGTGAAGTCATTGAGCGGGTAAAAGCGTTAACCCGCAAGTTTGCCAGTATTGATTTGCCGGTGTTGATCACCGGTGAAACGGGAACGGGAAAGGAACTCATCGCTCGCGCCTTACACGATCACGGACAACGCGCGAGTAAACCGTTTTTAGCAATAAACTGTGCGGCGATGCCTGAACACTTGCTCGAGGCAGAGTTATTTGGCTACGCATCGGGCGCTTATACTGGCGCTAAACAAGGTGGCAAACCAGGGTTATTTGAACTCGCTGATGGCGGTACGTTGTTACTCGATGAAATCGGTGAAATGGCGTTACCGCTGCAAGCTAAATTATTACGCTTCTTACAGGACTTCAGAATAAGGCGACTTGGTGGCGTCAAAGACAAGCGCGTTGATGTGCGTATTGTCAGTGCAACCCATCAAAACTTATTGGCTATGATCAGCAAGGGATTGTTTCGCGAGGATTTGTACTATCGGTTAAACGTTTTGCAATTAGATATGCCACCGCTCAGAGAGCGCAATAACGACGTGCTTTTGTTGATAGAACACTTTTTACAGCACGCAAGCGTACATGTGAACAAGTCGCCATTGCGCTTGTCAGAAGCCGTACTCGAAAAAATGCAAAACTACCCATGGCCAGGTAACGTACGTCAATTACAAAACGTCATCTATCGCTTAGCCGCGCAAAGTGACAGTACCTTGATTGACTCTGATTACGACTTGCTAAGCTCATATTCAGAGCAAGTATCAAAGATGGCTCAGATTCACTCACTCGCTGGTGATATAAGCCAAGCCGACTCGTGGCAAGACGCGCAACAGGCGTTTGAGAAGAGTTTGTTAAGCCGCTTGTATCCGCTCTATCCCAGTACTCGCAAATTGGCGCAAAGACTGGGCGTATCGCACAATAAAATCGCAATCAAACTGCGCCAATACAATATTCAATGCTGA
- a CDS encoding PLP-dependent aspartate aminotransferase family protein, producing MKDTADIATKVIHAGKNDNDQYGSLATPLYQTSTFIFDNAEQGAKRFAGETQGYIYSRLGNPTTRELELKLASLENMEDAAATATGMAAVSAALLANLSAGDHLIACKALYGCSYAFIKHQLSRFGVSASFVDMSNKDEIEAAVRPNTKVIFLETPINPTMEVIDLQMIADISRQHQLISIVDNTFLTPILQQPQKYGIDIVVHSATKYLNGHGDVVAGIVCGSASMIEHIKSAVLKDFGGTISPHDAWLIIRGLKTLAIRIERHCASAQRVAEFLQQQPWVKTVYYPGLASHPGHGYVGSQMKASGGVIAFELEGDIKTAEQFINHTQLFSLAVSLGDAESLIQHPASMTHSAYDQHERQAAGISDTLIRMSVGLECVDDLIEDLIDAYQQSTITSIRSVSNQ from the coding sequence ATGAAAGATACAGCAGATATAGCGACGAAAGTCATCCACGCAGGTAAAAACGACAACGATCAATACGGCAGTTTAGCAACACCGTTATATCAAACATCAACGTTTATCTTTGATAACGCCGAACAAGGAGCCAAGCGATTTGCTGGCGAAACACAAGGCTATATCTACAGTCGACTGGGCAACCCGACTACGCGAGAGCTTGAGTTAAAACTTGCTTCTTTAGAAAATATGGAAGATGCGGCGGCAACCGCAACTGGCATGGCTGCCGTGTCGGCGGCGTTACTCGCCAACTTAAGTGCCGGAGATCACCTCATTGCGTGTAAAGCGCTGTATGGGTGTAGTTACGCGTTTATTAAACACCAATTAAGCCGCTTTGGTGTTAGCGCCAGTTTCGTTGATATGTCGAACAAAGATGAGATCGAAGCCGCTGTGCGACCCAATACCAAAGTGATCTTTTTAGAGACACCGATCAATCCAACAATGGAGGTGATCGATCTACAGATGATTGCCGACATCAGTCGTCAACACCAGTTAATCTCTATTGTCGATAACACCTTCTTAACGCCAATATTGCAGCAACCTCAGAAATACGGCATTGACATTGTGGTCCACAGTGCCACTAAATACCTCAATGGTCACGGTGATGTCGTAGCAGGAATTGTATGTGGCTCTGCATCAATGATTGAGCACATCAAATCGGCTGTGTTAAAAGATTTTGGTGGTACCATCAGTCCGCATGATGCTTGGCTGATTATTCGGGGGTTGAAAACTCTCGCCATTCGCATTGAACGCCACTGCGCTAGTGCGCAGCGGGTAGCAGAATTTTTACAGCAACAGCCTTGGGTAAAGACCGTCTATTACCCCGGACTTGCCAGCCACCCAGGACACGGTTATGTCGGCTCGCAAATGAAAGCAAGTGGTGGTGTTATCGCCTTTGAACTGGAAGGTGATATCAAAACCGCAGAGCAATTTATTAATCACACTCAACTATTTAGTTTGGCGGTCAGTTTGGGCGATGCCGAATCACTGATTCAACACCCAGCATCAATGACCCACTCGGCTTATGATCAACACGAAAGACAAGCCGCGGGGATCAGTGATACCTTGATTCGCATGTCGGTTGGATTAGAGTGCGTTGACGATCTGATAGAGGACTTAATCGATGCTTATCAACAGAGTACCATCACCTCAATACGCTCGGTGAGCAATCAGTAA
- a CDS encoding RluA family pseudouridine synthase, producing MDSTNQWHIEVTEQDANPVAILADESGLSHQTIKQAMQKGCVWHSRGKHTQRLRRSKKKLQRGDVVHCYYNPRVLATEVEPALLVDDQGDFSVWFKPYGMVCQGSKWGDHTTINRFAEQYLQPQRPAFIVHRLDKATTGLVVVAHTKAAARQLSSAFEQRLTEKTYQAIVSRAWSFKQPQISVTEPIDEKNATSHVTLIANDRVANRALVSVDIETGRKHQIRKHLASLGIPIVGDRLYGQQQFEIPDTAVQQRCDLQLRAVRLQFPFDGRNHHYQLTKQQCLHLS from the coding sequence ATGGACTCGACAAATCAATGGCATATCGAGGTAACCGAGCAGGACGCTAATCCTGTAGCGATACTTGCCGATGAAAGCGGCTTATCTCATCAAACCATCAAGCAAGCGATGCAAAAAGGCTGCGTATGGCACAGCCGAGGTAAGCACACTCAGCGCTTGCGTCGCAGTAAGAAAAAGCTACAGCGAGGAGACGTTGTTCATTGCTATTACAACCCTCGCGTATTGGCAACTGAGGTTGAGCCCGCGTTACTAGTTGATGATCAAGGCGACTTCAGCGTCTGGTTTAAGCCCTATGGCATGGTGTGCCAAGGCTCAAAGTGGGGCGATCACACCACCATTAATCGTTTTGCTGAACAGTATTTACAACCGCAGCGCCCTGCGTTTATCGTTCACCGGCTTGACAAGGCAACCACGGGATTAGTTGTCGTCGCCCACACCAAAGCGGCGGCACGTCAGTTATCGTCGGCGTTTGAACAGCGATTAACAGAAAAGACCTATCAAGCAATTGTTTCCCGAGCTTGGTCGTTTAAACAGCCACAAATTAGCGTAACTGAGCCGATTGATGAAAAAAACGCGACAAGTCATGTAACCTTGATTGCCAATGATCGCGTGGCGAATAGAGCATTGGTATCTGTCGATATTGAAACGGGGCGTAAACATCAAATTCGCAAGCACTTGGCTAGTTTAGGCATACCTATTGTTGGTGACCGGTTATATGGACAGCAACAATTTGAAATCCCTGACACAGCGGTTCAACAGCGATGCGATCTGCAACTAAGAGCGGTGCGTTTGCAGTTTCCATTTGACGGTAGAAACCACCACTATCAATTGACAAAACAACAGTGTTTACACCTAAGTTGA
- the msrQ gene encoding protein-methionine-sulfoxide reductase heme-binding subunit MsrQ has protein sequence MTVIDVFAIANKHRVWLVKLVIHLSAMLPVIYYYYLAINDQLSADPVEAILHFTGIGGFNLLLLTLSVSPASRIFSLHWLVHVRRLLGLYAALYALLHVSSFVLFELQLDLALFIDEIVQRPYITVGMAAFVLITLLAITSWSVLRRKMGRRWQALHNYNYLLTTLVAIHFYWSVKSEIVEPSIYILITFALLCFRWPKFKRGFNRLVRRLRSHNRC, from the coding sequence TTGACGGTTATCGACGTGTTTGCAATCGCCAATAAACACAGGGTTTGGCTGGTAAAGCTGGTGATTCACCTATCGGCAATGTTGCCGGTCATTTACTATTATTATTTGGCCATTAATGATCAGTTAAGCGCCGATCCCGTTGAAGCGATACTTCATTTTACCGGTATTGGCGGTTTCAATTTACTGTTACTGACGCTCAGTGTCAGTCCAGCCAGTCGCATATTTTCTCTGCATTGGCTGGTACATGTGCGTCGCTTGCTGGGACTTTACGCTGCGCTCTATGCGTTACTTCACGTAAGCAGCTTTGTGCTGTTTGAACTGCAGTTGGACTTGGCATTGTTTATTGATGAAATTGTTCAGCGACCTTACATCACCGTAGGCATGGCAGCCTTTGTGCTAATTACCTTATTGGCGATCACCTCGTGGTCGGTGTTGCGGCGTAAAATGGGCCGGCGTTGGCAAGCCTTGCACAACTACAATTATTTACTTACCACACTGGTTGCCATTCACTTCTACTGGTCGGTTAAATCAGAAATTGTCGAGCCGTCTATCTACATATTGATCACCTTTGCTTTGCTTTGCTTTCGCTGGCCTAAGTTTAAACGTGGTTTCAACCGTCTTGTACGTCGCTTGCGCTCGCATAACCGTTGCTAG